A single window of Kitasatospora sp. HUAS MG31 DNA harbors:
- a CDS encoding TetR/AcrR family transcriptional regulator, translating to MRERSRRRLMRATVELVDQCGYAGTTLGDIAERAGLARGLVSYYFDGKRLLMQSATHRLMHLTLDAALAELPAGSSPDARLARAIDAVLLLAMEHPRVMRSHLALILDPDVGAFIQDPEQQRLGAILRGLLSDWGAPDPAAEHAVLRSALMGGCIGVLLPGAATPLPPIRADLFARYALPWELGVPPLPRAPERPHPPARI from the coding sequence ATGCGCGAACGCTCCCGCCGCCGCCTCATGCGGGCCACCGTGGAACTCGTGGACCAGTGCGGATACGCCGGCACCACGCTGGGCGACATAGCCGAGCGGGCCGGTCTGGCCCGCGGTCTCGTCTCCTACTACTTCGACGGCAAACGGCTGTTGATGCAGTCGGCCACCCACCGGCTGATGCACCTGACGCTCGACGCCGCCCTGGCGGAGCTGCCGGCCGGCTCCTCGCCGGACGCCCGGCTGGCCCGGGCCATCGACGCCGTCCTGCTGCTGGCCATGGAGCACCCGCGGGTGATGCGCTCGCACTTGGCGCTGATCCTCGACCCGGACGTCGGCGCCTTCATCCAGGACCCGGAGCAGCAGCGGCTGGGGGCGATCCTGCGCGGACTGCTCAGCGACTGGGGCGCCCCAGACCCGGCGGCCGAGCACGCCGTGCTGCGCAGTGCGCTGATGGGCGGGTGCATCGGCGTCCTGCTGCCGGGGGCGGCGACCCCGCTGCCGCCGATCCGGGCCGACCTGTTCGCCCGGTACGCACTCCCCTGGGAGCTGGGCGTCCCGCCGCTCCCCCGGGCGCCGGAGCGCCCGCATCCCCCGGCCAGGATCTGA
- a CDS encoding helix-turn-helix domain-containing protein, with amino-acid sequence MTTVQPGGGSMVRRILLGSQLRRLREGCAITREDAGYAIRASESKISRMELGRVSFKERDVADLLSLYGVHDGVEREALLGLVREANKSGWWHSFNDVLPGWFQTYIGLEEAAALIRTYEVQFIPGLLQCESYARAIFGQSRPVLSGAELERRVNLRMRRQKLLTDGQGPRLWAVIDEAALRRPVGGPEVMREQVQHLIDMARRPNVVIQVMPFRFGAHAGESGAFSILRFPEQDLADVVYLEQLTSALYLDKRDDVDAYVQVMERLCVDSLTPDQTADLLGAILKG; translated from the coding sequence ATGACCACAGTTCAGCCCGGCGGGGGCTCGATGGTGCGCCGGATCCTCCTCGGCTCCCAGCTGCGCCGGCTCCGCGAGGGCTGCGCCATCACCCGTGAGGACGCCGGGTACGCGATCCGTGCCTCCGAGTCGAAGATCAGCCGTATGGAGCTCGGCCGGGTCAGCTTCAAGGAGCGCGACGTGGCCGACCTGCTCAGCCTCTACGGCGTGCACGACGGGGTGGAGCGCGAGGCGCTGCTGGGCCTGGTCCGCGAGGCCAACAAGTCCGGCTGGTGGCACAGTTTCAACGACGTCCTGCCGGGCTGGTTCCAGACGTACATCGGGCTGGAGGAGGCGGCGGCCCTGATCCGGACGTACGAGGTGCAGTTCATCCCCGGGCTGCTGCAGTGCGAGTCCTACGCGCGGGCGATCTTCGGGCAGAGCCGCCCGGTGCTCTCCGGCGCCGAGCTGGAGCGCCGGGTCAACCTCCGGATGCGCCGGCAGAAGCTGCTGACCGACGGGCAGGGCCCGCGGCTGTGGGCGGTCATCGACGAGGCGGCGCTGCGCCGGCCGGTCGGCGGTCCCGAGGTGATGCGCGAGCAGGTCCAGCACCTGATCGACATGGCCCGGCGGCCCAACGTGGTCATCCAGGTCATGCCGTTCCGCTTCGGCGCCCACGCGGGCGAGAGCGGCGCCTTCTCGATCCTGCGCTTCCCCGAGCAGGACCTCGCCGACGTGGTCTACCTGGAGCAGCTCACCAGCGCCCTCTACCTGGACAAGCGCGACGACGTGGACGCGTACGTGCAGGTGATGGAGCGGCTCTGCGTGGACAGCCTCACCCCGGACCAGACCGCCGACCTGCTCGGCGCCATCCTCAAGGGCTGA
- a CDS encoding ATP-binding protein, translating to MSTGTALATDPYVVSCTLAPRFEAVRTAREFARSTLNGWGLGELFDDVALVASELVTNALRHALGTSPDPVRLPIQPGPRQVADSVLAAALPIRISLVHRAPQVVCAVSDPSSLGPVAREADFVAESGRGLHLVDSFSRSWGWHPLAGAGKVVWALFDATSEESAGRHRRSA from the coding sequence ATGAGCACCGGTACGGCACTGGCGACCGACCCGTACGTGGTCAGCTGTACCCTCGCTCCCCGCTTCGAAGCCGTGCGCACCGCACGTGAGTTCGCGAGATCCACCCTGAACGGCTGGGGGCTCGGCGAGCTCTTCGACGACGTCGCCCTGGTCGCCTCCGAGCTGGTGACCAACGCCCTCCGGCACGCCCTCGGCACCTCGCCCGACCCCGTACGGCTGCCGATACAGCCGGGTCCGCGGCAGGTCGCCGACTCCGTGCTGGCCGCCGCCCTCCCGATCCGGATAAGCCTGGTGCACCGCGCCCCGCAGGTGGTCTGCGCGGTCAGCGATCCCAGCAGCCTCGGCCCGGTCGCCCGCGAGGCCGACTTCGTCGCCGAGTCCGGCCGCGGTCTGCACCTGGTCGACTCCTTCAGCCGCTCCTGGGGCTGGCACCCGCTGGCCGGCGCCGGCAAGGTGGTGTGGGCGCTCTTCGACGCCACCTCCGAGGAGTCCGCCGGCCGGCACCGCCGGTCGGCCTGA